In one Arthrobacter jinronghuae genomic region, the following are encoded:
- the coaBC gene encoding bifunctional phosphopantothenoylcysteine decarboxylase/phosphopantothenate--cysteine ligase CoaBC, with translation MRIVLGVGGGIAAYKAASLLRLFTEAGHNVTVVPTESSKQFVGVSTWEALSGNPVSSSVFDEVEKVNHVRLGHEADLIVVAPATADLLARAAAGQANDLLTNTLLMARGPVVFAPAMHTEMWMHPATTANVATLRSRGAVVLEPGIGRLTGKDTGPGRLPEPEAIFTAALAAVKAAAEAAQPASAPGALAGTTVTITAGGTREPLDPVRFLGNRSSGKQGTALAEAALAAGARVRLIAAHMDVPAPSGVELLRVETALELRTAVHAAAADSDVVIMAAAVADFRPSQVVDTKIKKRDDEADPVITLVRNPDILRELVQARDAAGTRTPKLIVGFAAETGDATSDVLEYGRKKLARKGCDLLVLNRVGKSLVFGQDETEVRILSPADAAEDAGESAAGTKADVSARIIARISAELAARTA, from the coding sequence GTGCGCATAGTCCTGGGCGTCGGCGGCGGAATCGCCGCGTACAAGGCCGCGTCGCTGCTGCGGCTTTTCACCGAGGCCGGGCACAACGTCACTGTTGTCCCCACCGAATCCTCCAAGCAGTTCGTCGGCGTCTCCACCTGGGAGGCGCTCTCGGGCAACCCCGTCTCCTCCTCCGTCTTCGACGAAGTGGAGAAGGTTAACCATGTGCGGCTCGGACATGAAGCGGATCTGATCGTGGTGGCCCCGGCCACTGCGGACCTGCTGGCCCGGGCTGCCGCCGGCCAGGCGAACGACCTGCTCACCAACACCCTGCTGATGGCCCGCGGGCCGGTGGTTTTCGCGCCGGCCATGCATACCGAAATGTGGATGCATCCCGCAACCACCGCCAACGTCGCAACCCTGCGCAGCCGGGGCGCCGTGGTGCTGGAGCCGGGCATCGGGCGGCTTACCGGCAAGGACACCGGCCCCGGCCGCCTGCCGGAACCTGAGGCTATCTTCACCGCCGCACTGGCCGCCGTTAAAGCAGCCGCCGAAGCCGCCCAGCCGGCATCCGCCCCCGGCGCGCTGGCCGGCACCACCGTCACCATCACTGCCGGCGGCACCCGTGAACCGCTGGACCCGGTCCGGTTCCTCGGCAACCGCTCCTCAGGAAAGCAGGGGACAGCGCTGGCCGAAGCGGCTCTGGCGGCCGGCGCCCGGGTGCGGCTCATAGCGGCGCACATGGACGTTCCGGCGCCGAGCGGCGTCGAGCTTCTCCGCGTTGAAACGGCCCTCGAACTGCGTACCGCTGTGCATGCGGCTGCCGCGGACTCCGACGTCGTGATCATGGCCGCTGCGGTGGCGGATTTCCGTCCCTCACAGGTGGTGGACACCAAAATCAAGAAGCGCGACGACGAAGCTGATCCCGTGATCACCCTCGTCAGGAATCCCGACATCCTGCGCGAACTGGTCCAGGCGCGCGACGCAGCCGGAACACGCACCCCCAAGCTCATTGTCGGCTTTGCTGCCGAAACCGGAGATGCCACCTCCGATGTGCTCGAATACGGGCGTAAGAAGCTTGCCCGCAAGGGCTGCGACCTGCTGGTCCTCAACCGGGTCGGCAAATCCCTTGTCTTCGGCCAGGACGAAACCGAGGTGAGGATTCTCTCACCGGCAGACGCCGCAGAGGATGCAGGCGAGAGCGCTGCCGGTACCAAAGCCGACGTTTCGGCACGCATCATCGCGCGGATTTCCGCCGAGCTCGCTGCACGCACCGCCTGA
- the rpoZ gene encoding DNA-directed RNA polymerase subunit omega, which yields MENPVSEGIINPPIDDLLEAADSKYALVIYGAKRARQINAYYSQLHEGLFEYVGPLVETKLNEKPLSIALREINDGMLVVRPNENAE from the coding sequence TTGGAGAACCCTGTGTCTGAAGGCATCATCAACCCGCCGATCGACGACCTGCTCGAAGCAGCCGATTCCAAGTACGCGCTGGTCATCTACGGTGCCAAGCGCGCCCGCCAGATCAACGCCTACTACTCCCAGCTGCACGAGGGCCTGTTCGAGTACGTCGGCCCGCTGGTGGAAACCAAGCTGAACGAAAAGCCGTTGTCCATCGCCCTGCGCGAGATCAACGACGGCATGCTCGTGGTGCGCCCGAACGAGAACGCCGAGTAA
- the gmk gene encoding guanylate kinase has protein sequence MSQPRLTVLAGPTAVGKGTVSTYIRDNYPEVWLSVSATTRAPRPGEEDGVHYFFVSAEEFDEMVEKDQMLEWAVVHGRNRYGTLRRTVEAAMAEGRSVLLEIDLQGARQVKKSMPEANFVFLAPPTWDEMVRRLVGRGTETSEEQQQRLETAKLELAAESEFDHTVINDDVQRAAAELVSLMGISPRTR, from the coding sequence GTGTCGCAACCGCGGCTGACAGTTCTGGCAGGTCCAACCGCAGTTGGCAAGGGCACTGTATCCACCTATATCCGGGACAACTATCCCGAGGTCTGGCTTTCCGTCTCGGCCACCACCCGTGCCCCCCGGCCGGGCGAAGAAGACGGCGTACATTACTTCTTTGTCAGCGCCGAAGAGTTCGACGAAATGGTTGAAAAGGACCAGATGCTCGAGTGGGCAGTGGTCCACGGACGCAACCGCTACGGAACCCTGCGCCGCACCGTCGAGGCAGCCATGGCCGAGGGCCGCAGCGTGTTGCTGGAGATCGATCTGCAGGGTGCCCGGCAGGTTAAGAAGTCCATGCCGGAGGCGAATTTCGTGTTCCTGGCCCCGCCCACATGGGATGAAATGGTGCGGCGCCTGGTGGGGCGCGGAACCGAAACGTCCGAAGAGCAGCAGCAACGGCTGGAAACCGCTAAACTGGAACTTGCTGCCGAGTCCGAGTTCGATCACACCGTCATTAATGATGACGTCCAGCGGGCGGCAGCTGAGCTTGTATCACTCATGGGAATCAGTCCGCGCACGCGCTGA
- the mihF gene encoding integration host factor, actinobacterial type, producing the protein MNLKPLTEAERTLAREKATAARAVRAEVKSRIKSGDLSIEEVILSRSGEEAIGRLKVMDLLRALPGVGERRAAGIMATVGIAPTRRVRGLGVHQRKALIDLLAGH; encoded by the coding sequence TTGAACCTCAAGCCACTGACCGAAGCCGAGCGTACGCTGGCCCGCGAAAAGGCCACTGCGGCCCGAGCTGTCCGCGCCGAGGTCAAGTCACGAATCAAGTCCGGTGACCTCAGCATCGAAGAAGTCATCCTGTCCCGTTCCGGAGAGGAAGCAATCGGCCGGCTGAAGGTCATGGACCTGCTGCGCGCCCTGCCTGGTGTCGGGGAGCGCCGCGCAGCTGGAATAATGGCTACGGTAGGTATCGCGCCGACCCGCCGGGTCCGGGGGTTGGGCGTGCATCAGCGCAAGGCGCTGATAGACCTGCTGGCGGGCCATTAG
- the pyrF gene encoding orotidine-5'-phosphate decarboxylase, which produces MPEERPAFGTRLRAAMDRRGQLCVGIDPHPGLLAEWGLNDDAAGLERFSLSVLAAVGEQVAAVKPQAALYERHGSAGIAVLERLLAACSDAGVLSIADAKRGDIGSTMAAYADAWLRDGSPLAADAVTLSPYLGFESLRPALDLAAASGRGVFVLALTSNPEGASVQHVGAGGAARSVAARIVDAAAAENAGPGVVPGTELGSVGLVVGATVGTALADLEIDLAASRAPLLAPGLGAQGATAADLRATFAAAYPNVLATSSRGILRAGPDPRALREAALRTGAELASVR; this is translated from the coding sequence GTGCCTGAGGAGCGACCCGCTTTCGGCACACGGCTGCGCGCGGCCATGGACCGCCGCGGGCAGCTGTGCGTCGGCATTGATCCGCATCCCGGGCTGTTGGCCGAGTGGGGCCTGAACGACGACGCCGCCGGGCTGGAGCGTTTCTCCCTCAGCGTCCTCGCGGCGGTGGGGGAGCAGGTTGCAGCCGTGAAGCCGCAGGCGGCGCTGTATGAACGCCACGGATCCGCCGGGATCGCGGTCCTCGAACGCCTGCTGGCGGCCTGTTCGGACGCCGGCGTGCTCAGTATCGCCGACGCCAAGCGCGGGGACATCGGCTCCACGATGGCTGCCTATGCGGACGCGTGGCTGCGGGACGGTTCGCCGCTGGCGGCCGACGCCGTGACACTCAGTCCGTATCTCGGGTTCGAATCACTGCGGCCCGCCCTGGACCTTGCCGCTGCCAGCGGGCGGGGCGTGTTTGTCCTGGCACTGACGTCAAACCCGGAAGGGGCGTCCGTTCAGCACGTCGGCGCCGGGGGAGCGGCACGCTCCGTAGCGGCCCGGATCGTGGACGCGGCTGCGGCGGAAAACGCCGGTCCGGGAGTGGTTCCCGGGACGGAGCTGGGTTCCGTCGGACTCGTGGTGGGCGCGACCGTCGGCACGGCACTGGCCGACCTCGAGATTGACCTTGCCGCCTCGCGTGCCCCGCTGCTCGCACCGGGACTGGGCGCCCAGGGCGCAACGGCCGCCGACCTGCGCGCAACCTTCGCTGCGGCGTACCCCAACGTCCTGGCGACCTCCAGCCGCGGCATCCTGCGGGCCGGCCCCGATCCCCGGGCCCTGCGCGAGGCAGCGCTGCGGACCGGAGCGGAGCTGGCATCCGTACGCTAG
- the carB gene encoding carbamoyl-phosphate synthase large subunit has protein sequence MPRRTDLKSVLVIGSGPIVIGQAAEFDYSGTQALRVLKEEGLRVILVNSNPATIMTDPEFADATYVEPITPEVVEKIIAKERPDAILPTLGGQTALNTAIALDKSGALEKYNVELIGANIAAIELGEDREKFKGVVERCGAESAKSIIVHSMDEAFAAAEELGYPMVVRPSFTMGGLGSGLAYNAEDLRRIAGAGIQYSPTSEVLLEESILGWKEYELEMMRDKNDNVVVVCSIENFDPVGVHTGDSITVAPAMTLTDREYQKLRNIAIAVIREVGVDTGGCNIQFAIEPDTGRVVVIEMNPRVSRSSALASKATGFAIAKIATKLSLGYTLDEIPNDITKKTPASFEPTLDYVVVKVPRFAFEKFPAADPTLTTTMKSVGEAMAIGRNFTEALQKALRSLEQKGSSLSFDPVDAADVPGLIEASRRPTTARLQQVQQALLGGATIEELFEATGIDPWYLDQLVLINETAEQIRATPSVDEDILRLAKRHGFSDEQIGALTNTPEAVVRGVRHALNVRPVYKTVDTCAAEFAAYTPYHYSSYDEEDEVAEHAKPSIIILGSGPNRIGQGIEFDYSCVHATMALREAGHETVMINCNPETVSTDYDISDRLYFEPLTLEDVLEVIAAEQRTGGVLGVFVQLGGQTPLKLAQALADAGVPILGTSPAAIDLAEHRGAFQQVLDEGGLTAPKNGTAVSFEDAKRVADEIGYPVLVRPSYVLGGRGMEIVYDEANLSRYIANATEITPDHPVLVDRFLEDAIEIDVDALFDGTDLYVGGIMEHIEEAGIHSGDSACVLPPITFGTDVIDRVREATRVIAAGVGVRGLINIQFALASDILYVIEANPRASRTVPFVSKATGVQLAKAAALIGTGSSIAELRAAGKLTAVGDGSTLPLDAPVAVKEAVLPFSRFRTPEGTVVDSLLGPEMRSTGEVMGIDKYFDTAFAKSQAAANSALPTAGKVFVSVANRDKRSIIMPVKRMTDLGFEILSTGGTAEVLRRNGIAATVVRKVGEGTGPNGEGTVVDLITAGEINLVVNTPSGGQARGDGYEIRAAATSIGCPVVTTVSEFGAAVQAIEAMRSYEWDVTSLQEHAARLKAAGA, from the coding sequence ATGCCCCGCAGAACCGACCTCAAGTCCGTCCTGGTCATCGGCTCCGGCCCGATCGTCATCGGCCAGGCCGCGGAATTCGACTACTCCGGAACGCAGGCCCTGCGGGTGCTCAAGGAGGAGGGCCTGCGGGTCATCCTCGTGAACTCCAACCCGGCCACCATCATGACCGACCCGGAATTCGCCGACGCCACGTACGTGGAGCCGATCACCCCGGAGGTGGTCGAGAAGATCATTGCCAAGGAACGGCCCGACGCGATCCTGCCCACCCTCGGCGGACAGACCGCACTGAACACCGCCATCGCCCTGGACAAGAGCGGTGCGCTGGAAAAGTACAACGTGGAACTGATCGGCGCGAACATCGCCGCGATCGAACTCGGCGAAGACCGCGAGAAGTTCAAGGGCGTCGTCGAGCGCTGCGGTGCCGAATCCGCGAAGTCGATCATCGTGCACAGCATGGACGAGGCCTTCGCCGCCGCGGAGGAACTGGGCTACCCGATGGTGGTCCGGCCCTCCTTCACGATGGGCGGGCTCGGCTCCGGCCTGGCTTACAACGCCGAGGACCTCCGCCGCATTGCCGGCGCCGGCATCCAGTACAGCCCCACCTCCGAGGTGTTGCTCGAAGAGAGCATCCTGGGCTGGAAGGAATACGAACTGGAAATGATGCGGGACAAGAACGACAACGTGGTTGTTGTCTGTTCCATCGAAAACTTCGATCCGGTGGGCGTGCACACCGGCGACTCGATCACCGTGGCCCCGGCCATGACCCTCACCGACCGCGAGTACCAGAAGCTGCGCAACATCGCGATCGCCGTGATCCGCGAGGTAGGCGTGGACACCGGCGGCTGCAACATCCAGTTCGCCATCGAGCCGGACACCGGCCGCGTGGTGGTCATTGAAATGAATCCCCGCGTGTCCCGCTCCTCGGCCCTGGCATCCAAGGCCACCGGCTTCGCCATCGCCAAGATCGCCACAAAGCTTTCCCTCGGCTACACCCTGGACGAGATTCCGAACGACATCACCAAGAAGACCCCGGCGTCGTTCGAGCCCACCCTGGACTACGTGGTGGTGAAGGTTCCGCGGTTCGCGTTCGAGAAGTTCCCGGCCGCGGATCCCACGCTGACCACCACCATGAAGTCCGTGGGCGAGGCCATGGCGATCGGCCGCAACTTCACCGAAGCCCTGCAGAAGGCGCTGCGTTCGCTGGAGCAGAAGGGCTCTTCGCTGTCCTTTGATCCGGTGGATGCCGCCGACGTGCCCGGACTCATTGAGGCTTCCCGGCGGCCCACCACCGCCCGGCTGCAGCAGGTGCAGCAGGCCCTGCTGGGCGGGGCAACGATCGAGGAACTCTTCGAAGCCACCGGCATTGACCCCTGGTACCTGGACCAGCTGGTGCTCATCAACGAAACCGCTGAGCAGATCCGCGCCACGCCGTCGGTCGACGAGGACATTCTCCGCCTGGCCAAGCGGCACGGCTTCTCCGATGAGCAGATCGGTGCGCTGACCAACACCCCCGAAGCAGTGGTGCGCGGCGTGCGGCACGCCCTGAACGTGCGGCCGGTCTACAAGACAGTGGACACCTGCGCCGCCGAATTCGCCGCGTACACGCCGTACCACTACTCCTCGTATGACGAGGAGGACGAGGTGGCCGAGCACGCCAAGCCGTCCATCATCATCCTCGGCTCGGGCCCGAACCGGATCGGGCAGGGGATCGAGTTCGACTACTCCTGCGTCCACGCGACCATGGCACTGCGCGAAGCCGGCCACGAGACCGTGATGATCAACTGCAACCCGGAAACCGTTTCCACCGACTACGACATCTCCGACCGGCTCTACTTCGAGCCGCTGACCCTGGAGGATGTCCTGGAGGTCATCGCCGCGGAGCAGCGCACCGGCGGGGTCCTGGGCGTCTTCGTCCAGCTCGGCGGGCAGACGCCGCTGAAGCTGGCGCAGGCCCTGGCCGACGCCGGCGTGCCCATCCTGGGCACCTCGCCCGCCGCAATCGACCTGGCCGAACACCGCGGTGCGTTCCAGCAGGTCCTGGATGAGGGCGGACTGACCGCGCCCAAGAACGGCACGGCCGTGTCCTTCGAGGACGCCAAGCGGGTGGCGGATGAGATCGGCTACCCCGTCCTGGTCCGCCCGTCCTATGTCTTGGGCGGCCGCGGCATGGAAATTGTCTACGACGAAGCCAACCTCTCCCGCTACATCGCCAACGCCACCGAGATCACCCCGGACCATCCGGTCCTGGTGGACCGGTTCCTGGAAGACGCCATCGAGATCGACGTCGACGCGCTCTTCGACGGCACCGACCTCTACGTGGGTGGAATCATGGAGCACATCGAGGAAGCCGGCATCCACTCCGGCGACTCGGCCTGCGTGCTGCCGCCCATCACCTTCGGCACCGACGTGATCGACCGGGTCCGCGAAGCCACCCGGGTGATCGCCGCCGGCGTCGGCGTCCGCGGCCTGATCAACATCCAGTTCGCCCTGGCCTCGGACATCCTCTACGTCATCGAAGCCAACCCGCGTGCCTCCCGCACGGTGCCGTTTGTCTCCAAGGCCACCGGCGTCCAACTGGCCAAGGCCGCGGCGCTGATCGGCACCGGCAGCAGCATCGCCGAGCTGCGGGCCGCCGGGAAGCTGACCGCCGTGGGCGACGGGTCCACCCTGCCGCTGGACGCCCCCGTGGCCGTGAAGGAAGCGGTGCTGCCGTTCAGCCGGTTCCGCACACCGGAAGGCACCGTGGTGGACTCCCTGCTGGGCCCGGAAATGCGGTCCACCGGGGAGGTCATGGGCATCGACAAGTACTTCGACACCGCCTTCGCCAAGTCCCAGGCCGCCGCCAACAGTGCCCTGCCCACCGCCGGCAAGGTCTTCGTATCGGTGGCGAACCGGGATAAGCGCTCCATCATCATGCCGGTGAAGCGGATGACCGACCTCGGCTTCGAGATCCTCTCCACGGGCGGCACCGCCGAGGTGCTGCGCCGCAACGGCATTGCCGCCACCGTGGTGCGCAAGGTCGGCGAAGGTACGGGACCGAACGGGGAAGGGACCGTCGTCGACCTGATTACCGCCGGAGAAATCAACCTCGTGGTCAACACGCCTTCCGGCGGTCAGGCCCGCGGCGACGGATACGAAATCCGTGCCGCGGCCACGTCCATCGGCTGCCCCGTGGTCACCACCGTTTCCGAGTTCGGTGCTGCGGTCCAGGCAATCGAAGCAATGCGGTCCTACGAATGGGACGTGACCTCACTGCAGGAACACGCGGCCCGGTTGAAGGCAGCCGGTGCCTGA
- the carA gene encoding glutamine-hydrolyzing carbamoyl-phosphate synthase small subunit yields MLEDGRSFRGRAYGAQGTALGEAVFATGMTGYQETITDPSYARQLVVQTAPHIGNTGVNGDDAESRRIWVAGYIVRDAARRPSSWRSESTLDEQLAEQGVVGISGVDTRAVTRHLRERGAMKAGIFSGADAERPDSELLAEVRAQQGMEGARLAEEVSVDETYLIDPADHGWAGEPLFTVAAIDLGIKSMTPVRLAERGIRTYVLPAAATFEDIKALNADGVFMSNGPGDPATADVQVDLLREVLDARIPFFGICFGNQILGRALGFGTYKLRYGHRGINQPVMDRRTGKVEITSQNHGFAVDAPLDGPVTAPEARYGRVEVSHVSLNDDVVEGLACLDIPAFSVQYHPEAAAGPHDSAYLFDRFVDLMAASKSKESI; encoded by the coding sequence ATGCTGGAAGACGGCCGCAGCTTCCGCGGGCGTGCCTACGGCGCGCAGGGAACGGCCCTGGGCGAAGCGGTGTTCGCCACCGGCATGACCGGATACCAGGAGACCATCACCGACCCCTCCTATGCCCGGCAGCTCGTGGTCCAGACGGCCCCGCATATCGGCAACACCGGCGTAAACGGCGACGACGCCGAGTCCCGGCGCATCTGGGTGGCCGGGTACATTGTGCGCGACGCCGCCCGCCGCCCCTCCAGCTGGCGTTCCGAATCCACCTTGGACGAGCAGCTGGCGGAACAGGGCGTCGTCGGCATCTCCGGCGTCGACACCCGCGCCGTGACGCGGCACCTGCGCGAACGCGGCGCCATGAAGGCCGGGATCTTCTCCGGGGCCGACGCCGAACGTCCGGACAGCGAACTGCTCGCCGAGGTCCGTGCCCAGCAGGGTATGGAGGGCGCACGGCTGGCCGAAGAGGTCAGCGTGGACGAAACCTACCTCATTGATCCGGCGGACCACGGGTGGGCCGGCGAACCGCTGTTCACCGTCGCCGCCATCGACCTGGGCATCAAGTCCATGACGCCGGTACGCCTGGCCGAACGCGGAATCCGCACCTACGTGCTGCCCGCCGCCGCCACCTTCGAGGACATCAAAGCCCTCAACGCCGACGGCGTGTTTATGTCCAACGGCCCCGGCGACCCGGCCACCGCCGACGTCCAGGTGGACCTGCTGCGCGAAGTGCTGGACGCCCGCATCCCGTTCTTCGGGATCTGCTTCGGCAACCAGATCCTCGGCCGGGCCCTGGGCTTCGGCACCTACAAGCTGCGCTACGGGCACCGCGGGATCAACCAGCCCGTCATGGACCGGCGGACCGGCAAGGTGGAAATCACCAGCCAGAACCACGGGTTCGCCGTCGACGCCCCGCTGGACGGCCCCGTCACCGCACCCGAGGCCCGCTACGGCCGGGTGGAGGTCAGCCACGTGAGCCTGAACGACGACGTCGTCGAGGGCCTCGCCTGCCTCGATATCCCCGCCTTCTCGGTCCAGTACCACCCCGAGGCTGCCGCCGGACCGCACGACTCCGCGTACCTCTTCGACCGCTTCGTGGACCTGATGGCCGCCAGCAAGAGCAAGGAAAGCATCTAA
- a CDS encoding PH-like domain-containing protein: MELVFFFLGLAALIVVVLGLFALGWRGRRRRQQDTPRPRPLPDELSDPGFQALGQYVATTTAGDWLDRVAVYGLGVKSNATAAVFPEGVLFARSGADDLWIPRQDLHSVRLERGMAGKFVEKDGLVIVTWQLGPKRVDTGFRTRSADEKTPLVRAITELLPESATPSEEQL; the protein is encoded by the coding sequence ATGGAACTGGTCTTTTTCTTCCTGGGCCTGGCCGCCCTTATCGTCGTGGTCCTGGGTCTGTTCGCCCTGGGCTGGCGCGGCCGACGACGCCGCCAGCAGGACACGCCCCGCCCCCGGCCCCTGCCGGACGAGCTGTCCGATCCGGGCTTCCAGGCGCTGGGCCAATACGTCGCCACCACCACCGCGGGTGACTGGCTGGACCGCGTGGCGGTTTACGGGCTGGGCGTAAAATCCAACGCCACCGCCGCTGTTTTCCCCGAAGGCGTGCTCTTTGCCCGCTCCGGCGCCGACGACCTCTGGATTCCGCGGCAGGATCTGCACAGCGTCCGGCTGGAGCGCGGCATGGCCGGAAAATTCGTTGAAAAGGACGGACTGGTCATCGTGACCTGGCAGCTGGGACCCAAGCGCGTCGACACCGGCTTCCGCACCCGCTCCGCGGACGAGAAGACACCCCTGGTCCGCGCCATTACTGAACTTCTGCCGGAATCGGCCACCCCTAGCGAGGAACAACTGTGA
- a CDS encoding dihydroorotase, translated as MSTSGTYLIRGASVLGTERADIRIEDGTITAVAPALPVPEGALVVEAEGLVALPGMVDLHTHLREPGREDAETVETGTRAAALGGFTAVHAMANSMPVADTAGVVEQVLSLGERSGWVDVRPVGAVTVGLEGRQLAELGAMADSRARVRVFSDDGKCVSDPVLMRRALEYVKAFDGVVAQHAQEPRLTEGAQMNEGEVSAVLGLAGWPAVAEESIIARDVLLARHTGSRLHVCHVSTAGSVEILRWAKDRGIRVTAEVTPHHLLLTDELVRTYDPVYKVNPPLRTEADVQAVRRGLADGTIDIVGTDHAPHPSEHKEGEWATAAMGMTGLETALSVVQHAMIDTGLMDWAGFARVTSATPALIGRVPGQGRPLAAGEPANVILVNPSARRRVDPSKMASKGRNSPFAGLELPGGVETVFYAGHPTVLNGRLNTPHPAAAKES; from the coding sequence ATGAGCACTTCCGGCACCTATTTGATCCGCGGAGCGTCAGTGCTCGGCACCGAACGTGCGGATATCCGCATCGAGGACGGCACCATCACCGCCGTCGCACCGGCGCTGCCGGTGCCCGAGGGCGCCCTCGTGGTGGAGGCGGAGGGCCTGGTCGCCCTGCCCGGCATGGTGGACCTGCACACACACCTCCGCGAACCCGGCCGGGAAGACGCCGAAACGGTGGAAACCGGCACCCGTGCCGCAGCGCTCGGCGGCTTCACCGCCGTGCACGCCATGGCCAACAGCATGCCGGTCGCAGACACCGCCGGCGTGGTGGAACAGGTCCTGAGCCTGGGGGAGCGGTCCGGCTGGGTGGATGTGCGTCCGGTAGGGGCGGTCACCGTGGGCCTTGAGGGCCGGCAGCTTGCCGAACTCGGCGCGATGGCCGATTCCCGCGCCCGGGTACGCGTGTTTTCCGACGACGGCAAGTGCGTCTCGGACCCGGTGCTGATGCGCCGTGCGCTGGAATACGTGAAGGCATTCGACGGCGTCGTTGCCCAGCACGCCCAGGAGCCACGCCTCACCGAAGGCGCGCAGATGAACGAAGGGGAAGTCAGCGCCGTCCTCGGGCTGGCCGGCTGGCCCGCCGTCGCCGAGGAATCCATCATCGCCCGCGATGTCCTGCTGGCACGGCACACAGGCTCCCGCCTGCATGTCTGCCACGTCTCGACCGCGGGGTCGGTGGAAATCCTCCGCTGGGCCAAGGATCGCGGCATCCGGGTCACCGCCGAGGTAACCCCGCACCATCTGCTGCTGACCGATGAACTGGTGCGGACCTATGATCCGGTCTACAAGGTGAACCCGCCCCTGCGCACCGAAGCGGACGTGCAGGCGGTCCGCCGCGGCCTCGCCGACGGCACCATCGACATTGTCGGCACCGACCATGCCCCGCACCCCAGCGAGCACAAGGAAGGCGAGTGGGCGACGGCGGCCATGGGCATGACCGGCCTGGAGACGGCACTCTCGGTGGTGCAGCACGCGATGATCGACACGGGGCTGATGGACTGGGCAGGTTTCGCCCGCGTCACCTCTGCGACACCAGCGCTGATCGGCCGGGTCCCGGGCCAGGGCAGGCCCCTGGCCGCCGGCGAACCGGCCAACGTCATATTGGTGAACCCGTCTGCGCGAAGAAGGGTCGACCCTTCTAAGATGGCTAGCAAGGGACGCAACAGTCCGTTTGCCGGACTGGAACTGCCCGGTGGAGTCGAAACGGTTTTCTACGCCGGCCACCCCACCGTCCTGAACGGCAGACTGAACACGCCCCACCCCGCTGCCGCAAAGGAATCCTGA
- a CDS encoding aspartate carbamoyltransferase catalytic subunit: MRHLLSTLDLGRDDALAILDTAEQMAAVGEREVKKLPALRGRTVVNLFFEDSTRTRISFEAAAKRLSADVINFSAKGSSVSKGESLKDTAQTLAAMGADAVVIRHGSSGAPARLASSGWIDAAVLNAGDGTHEHPTQALLDAFTMRRHWARLHGTESAGTDLAGMKVVIAGDVLHSRVARSDLWLLRTLGAEVTLVAPPTLLPFGVESWPCTVSYDLDEALATRPDAVMMLRVQGERMHSAFFPSVREYSRRWGLDDVRLDRLDALGLTDTIIMHPGPMNRGLEISARAADSPRSTVLDQVRNGVSVRMAALYLLLSGENSTARTQQEQTR; this comes from the coding sequence ATGAGGCACCTGCTGTCCACGCTGGACCTTGGCCGGGATGACGCCCTGGCCATCCTGGATACGGCGGAGCAGATGGCCGCGGTAGGGGAGCGGGAAGTGAAGAAGCTCCCGGCCCTGCGCGGCCGCACCGTGGTGAACCTCTTCTTCGAGGACTCCACCCGCACACGCATCTCCTTTGAAGCGGCCGCGAAACGGCTGTCCGCCGACGTCATCAATTTCTCCGCCAAGGGGTCGTCGGTCTCCAAGGGCGAATCACTGAAGGACACGGCACAGACGCTGGCAGCCATGGGCGCCGACGCCGTGGTGATCCGGCACGGATCCTCCGGAGCGCCCGCGCGGCTGGCCTCCTCCGGCTGGATTGATGCCGCAGTGCTCAACGCCGGGGACGGCACGCACGAACACCCCACCCAGGCGCTGCTGGATGCCTTCACCATGCGGCGGCACTGGGCGCGGCTGCACGGCACGGAGTCCGCCGGCACCGACCTGGCCGGAATGAAGGTGGTGATTGCCGGGGACGTGCTGCATTCGCGGGTTGCCCGCTCGGACCTGTGGCTGCTTCGGACACTCGGCGCGGAGGTCACCCTGGTTGCACCGCCCACGCTGCTGCCGTTCGGCGTCGAGTCCTGGCCCTGCACCGTCAGCTACGACCTGGACGAGGCGCTGGCGACCCGGCCGGATGCCGTCATGATGCTGCGGGTGCAGGGCGAACGGATGCACTCGGCTTTCTTCCCGTCCGTCCGCGAGTATTCCCGCCGCTGGGGCCTGGACGACGTCCGCCTCGACCGGCTGGACGCCCTGGGCCTGACGGACACCATCATCATGCACCCCGGTCCGATGAACCGCGGGCTGGAAATTTCCGCCCGTGCCGCTGATTCGCCCCGCTCCACCGTCCTGGACCAGGTCCGCAACGGCGTCTCCGTGCGGATGGCCGCCCTTTACCTGCTGCTCTCCGGAGAGAACAGCACCGCCCGTACCCAGCAGGAGCAGACGCGATGA